One Solanum lycopersicum chromosome 4, SLM_r2.1 DNA window includes the following coding sequences:
- the LOC101250984 gene encoding uncharacterized protein, translating to MIMSLLQGFHTKKEKMKGTHMDALGFYNDTHLVVIKLNHLWILRLISQIAILWLVILSFPWIDTIIRGLTSSYELINVTKGDHTMANYNSVKLEVLPLIFHDLANEGLLKTRDKSLFITNGNEEVIYNSQVTSDYDMDLISLSDLARKDETYDFALIPYDSFKSLDFIDRAMNVGGIVVVQLINDNPMITYSQQSNYKVVYVRKFDSTIVAMRKTSSFTSIESTTTQHHRKLFNFDPNAKEDALKKLEDVLLEPPRASSGKSSRYLKKTRYLPELMNIPLESYPRRVFIDVGLQDKNEKSGDSSWFSKNYPTRNTKFEIFKIEAVTKESSAPLIEMSDWLEKNVKENEYVVMKAEAEVVEEMVRNKAIKLVDELFLECKHQGVKKGDKKKSRRAYWECLSLYGMLRDEGVAVHQWWG from the coding sequence ATGATAATGAGTTTGTTGCAAGGTTTTCACaccaaaaaggagaaaatgaaaGGCACACACATGGATGCCTTGGGATTTTATAATGATACACATTTGGTTGTTATTAAGTTGAACCATTTGTGGATTTTGAGGTTGATTTCTCAGATAGCCATTTTGTGGCTCGTTATTTTATCATTTCCCTGGATTGACACGATAATCAGGGGATTAACATCGAGCTATGAGCTTATTAACGTCACGAAAGGTGATCATACGATGGCTAACTATAATTCAGTTAAATTAGAGGTTTTGCCTCTAATTTTTCATGATTTGGCTAATGAAGGCCTTCTCAAAACAAGGGACAAGTCCTTGTTTATTACTAATGGAAATGAAGAAGTTATCTATAATTCTCAAGTTACAAGTGATTACGATATGGATTTAATTTCTCTTTCAGATTTGGCACGGAAAGACGAGACTTATGACTTTGCATTGATTCCCTATGATTCATTCAAGTCCCTCGATTTTATCGATCGAGCTATGAACGTAGGTGGTATTGTCGTCGTTCAACTAATAAACGACAACCCTATGATAACATATTCACAACAATCAAACTACAAAGTTGTCTACGTACGGAAATTCGATTCCACAATAGTAGCCATGAGAAAGACAAGTTCATTTACCTCGATCGAATCAACAACTACACAACATCATAGAAAATTATTCAATTTCGATCCAAACGCAAAAGAGGATGCATTAAAAAAGCTAGAAGACGTACTACTCGAACCCCCAAGAGCATCATCAGGAAAATCGAGTAGATATCTCAAAAAGACTCGTTATTTGCCAGAATTAATGAACATTCCTCTGGAAAGCTACCCACGTAGGGTATTCATCGACGTTGGTTTACAAGATAAAAACGAGAAATCAGGTGATTCTAGTtggttttcaaaaaattatccaACTAGGAACACGAAATTtgagatatttaaaattgaagcAGTGACAAAAGAGTCATCTGCACCATTGATTGAAATGTCAGATTGGTTAGAGAAAAATGTGAAGGAAAATGAGTATGTAGTAATGAAAGCTGAAGCAGAAGTAGTAGAAGAAATGGTAAGGAATAAAGCGATTAAATTAGTCGATGAACTTTTTTTAGAGTGTAAACATCAAGGTGTGAAAAAAGGGGATAAAAAGAAGAGTAGAAGGGCATATTGGGAATGTTTATCTTTATATGGTATGTTAAGGGATGAAGGTGTTGCTGTGCACCAATGGTggggttaa